The following proteins come from a genomic window of Desulfitobacterium chlororespirans DSM 11544:
- the dltB gene encoding D-alanyl-lipoteichoic acid biosynthesis protein DltB — protein sequence MIPYSNLFFFYIIGLILLPGIFLGVREKPLKLYGLAASLLIIGLLFSDSKLQLFLLVLFYLGELFLVKGYSLLKPKYPQKWVLWLTILLALMPLALSKWGHLFTDRLLGFLGISYLTFKVIQMLLEISDGLIKEVKFVDFTYFLLFFPTLSSGPIDRSRRFLTEVNQIIPRHEYLQRVYQGLHKLLLGAGYKFILGNSIYTYWLSKIPTEAHGLVETVNYMYGYSFYLFFDFAGYSLMAIGISYILGVKTPENFDKPFISKDIKDFWNRWHMTLSFWFRDYLYTRFVMASMKKKRFKNRYTASYLGYLLTMGTMGIWHGTEIHYLLYGLYHGGLIIGTDYFQRHSALYKKYKNTPLWIGASTLITFHLVCFGFLIFSGYLFK from the coding sequence GTGATTCCTTATAGTAATCTTTTTTTCTTTTATATCATCGGGCTGATTTTGCTTCCCGGCATCTTCTTAGGGGTCAGGGAAAAACCTCTTAAACTTTATGGGCTGGCAGCATCTTTGCTCATCATCGGCCTGCTTTTCTCAGATTCTAAGCTTCAGCTTTTTTTGCTGGTATTATTTTATCTGGGGGAACTCTTTCTCGTTAAAGGATATAGTCTTCTGAAGCCAAAATATCCTCAGAAATGGGTTTTATGGCTGACCATTCTCTTGGCCTTAATGCCGCTGGCTTTATCCAAATGGGGTCACCTCTTTACGGATAGGCTGCTGGGTTTTTTGGGAATCTCCTATCTCACTTTTAAAGTCATTCAAATGCTTCTGGAAATAAGCGATGGTCTTATTAAAGAGGTAAAATTCGTGGATTTTACGTATTTTCTCTTGTTTTTTCCAACCCTAAGTTCCGGGCCTATTGATCGCTCCAGAAGATTCCTGACTGAAGTCAATCAGATCATTCCTCGCCATGAATACCTCCAGAGGGTCTATCAGGGATTGCACAAACTGCTCCTTGGCGCGGGTTACAAATTTATTCTAGGGAATAGTATCTACACCTATTGGTTGAGCAAGATCCCCACAGAAGCTCATGGATTGGTGGAAACCGTCAATTATATGTATGGGTATAGCTTCTATTTGTTCTTTGATTTTGCGGGATATAGCCTGATGGCCATTGGGATAAGCTATATCCTGGGAGTCAAAACCCCGGAGAATTTTGATAAGCCCTTTATAAGCAAGGATATTAAAGACTTTTGGAACCGCTGGCATATGACCCTGTCTTTTTGGTTCAGAGACTATCTCTACACGCGCTTTGTTATGGCTTCCATGAAGAAAAAACGCTTTAAAAACCGCTACACTGCTTCCTATCTTGGCTATCTGTTAACCATGGGAACCATGGGAATTTGGCATGGTACAGAAATACATTACCTTCTTTATGGGCTTTACCACGGGGGCTTGATTATAGGCACGGACTACTTTCAGAGGCATAGCGCTCTCTATAAAAAATATAAGAACACTCCCCTGTGGATTGGGGCATCTACATTGATCACATTTCATCTGGTCTGCTTTGGTTTCTTAATCTTCTCCGGGTATTTATTTAAATAA